The following are encoded in a window of Brevibacillus sp. DP1.3A genomic DNA:
- a CDS encoding YjcZ family sporulation protein, with translation MGIFNGFDDFALILVLFVLLVIVGCDCD, from the coding sequence ATGGGTATCTTTAATGGCTTTGATGACTTTGCTCTGATCCTGGTATTGTTTGTTTTGCTTGTCATTGTTGGATGTGATTGTGATTAG